The Xanthomonas sontii genome contains a region encoding:
- a CDS encoding DUF5713 family protein, translated as MPTTTLRNEQTAHYPFLQEMLDDDYFPPSLVGKGQKILLRLCEAIEAQAPADLPALYRLTHAATEEFNKLALEFEAHDSEIETAASENIGVDFLHIAKAYGFEDADVEELIAPREW; from the coding sequence ATGCCCACCACGACCCTCCGCAACGAGCAGACCGCCCACTATCCGTTCCTGCAGGAGATGCTGGACGACGACTACTTCCCCCCGTCGCTGGTCGGCAAGGGACAGAAGATCCTGCTGCGGTTGTGCGAGGCGATCGAGGCGCAGGCACCGGCAGACCTGCCGGCGCTGTACCGGCTCACCCATGCCGCCACCGAAGAGTTCAACAAGCTGGCGTTGGAGTTCGAGGCCCACGACAGCGAGATCGAGACCGCCGCAAGCGAGAACATCGGCGTGGATTTCCTGCACATCGCCAAGGCCTATGGTTTCGAAGACGCCGACGTCGAAGAGCTGATCGCCCCGCGCGAGTGGTAG
- a CDS encoding response regulator transcription factor, with amino-acid sequence MDAPTILVADDHPLFRAAVLHALRQALPRALVVEAASAGTLDAALAAQADADLILLDLAMPGARGFSALLHVRGERPDVPVVVISSNDHPRVIRRAQQFGAAGFIPKSSPAETIGIAVAAVLDGGTWFPPLTAARSEADAQLAARLAQLTPQQFRVLLCLADGLLNKQIAYELGLAENTVKVHVTAILKKLECHSRTQAAVLVKALEPEGEA; translated from the coding sequence ATGGATGCCCCGACGATCCTGGTCGCCGACGACCACCCGCTGTTCCGCGCCGCCGTGCTGCACGCGCTGCGCCAGGCCTTGCCGCGCGCCCTGGTGGTGGAGGCGGCCAGCGCTGGCACCCTGGACGCCGCGCTGGCCGCGCAGGCCGATGCCGATCTGATCCTGCTGGACCTGGCCATGCCCGGCGCGCGCGGCTTCTCGGCCCTGCTGCACGTGCGCGGCGAGCGCCCGGACGTGCCGGTGGTGGTGATTTCCTCCAACGACCATCCGCGGGTGATCCGCCGCGCGCAGCAGTTCGGCGCGGCCGGCTTCATTCCCAAGTCCTCGCCGGCCGAGACCATCGGCATTGCGGTGGCGGCGGTGCTCGACGGCGGCACCTGGTTCCCACCGCTGACCGCGGCGCGGTCGGAGGCCGACGCGCAGCTGGCGGCGCGCCTGGCGCAACTGACCCCGCAGCAGTTCCGGGTGCTGTTGTGCCTGGCCGACGGCCTGCTCAACAAGCAGATCGCCTACGAACTGGGCCTGGCCGAGAACACCGTCAAGGTCCACGTGACCGCGATCCTGAAGAAGCTCGAATGCCACAGCCGCACCCAGGCCGCGGTGCTGGTGAAGGCGCTGGAGCCGGAAGGCGAGGCCTGA
- a CDS encoding sensor histidine kinase — MAEAAPPAPSIRRTLLRYLGALSLLGAVALFFVARDYGQRAANRSYDHLLVSSALSIVDSVALAGGQWQVDLPYAALDLLAMAPEDRVFYRVFDARGRTITGYDDLPAAPSLPRASAPPRLFDAVYSGEPVRFAVVSRRVSSAAAQDQVWVQVGQTRRAREALAQDVVLHALVAIALLSLLALALVWLGVSRALRPLRTLERELSRREPSELKPVAATAPQEMQQMVAALNRFMARLAGSNETLRAFMAEAAHQMRTPLAALRAQAQLALDEDDPHEMRRSLEAIERNATHMSRLLNQLLSDASVIHRSNLQRYASVDLAEVLHQALHEAVPQAAPRPRVQLAVASEPALVRGDALLLREAIKNLIDNACKYGGDGPLQVALTCSARDCVVTVADHGPGIAAAEAERVFERFVRGEGTAAGGAGLGLAIVKRVVEAHGGRIDLSNRVGGGLIASLHLPRLHP, encoded by the coding sequence CGCTGTTCTTCGTCGCCCGCGACTACGGCCAGCGTGCCGCCAACCGTTCCTACGACCATCTGCTGGTGTCCTCGGCGCTGTCCATCGTCGATTCGGTGGCGCTGGCCGGCGGCCAGTGGCAGGTGGACCTGCCCTATGCCGCGCTGGACCTGCTGGCGATGGCGCCGGAGGACCGGGTGTTCTACCGCGTGTTCGATGCGCGCGGGCGCACCATCACCGGCTACGACGACCTGCCGGCGGCGCCGTCGCTGCCGCGCGCCAGCGCGCCGCCGCGCTTGTTCGATGCGGTCTACAGCGGCGAGCCGGTGCGCTTCGCGGTAGTGTCGCGGCGGGTGTCCTCGGCGGCGGCGCAGGACCAGGTGTGGGTGCAGGTGGGGCAGACCCGGCGCGCCCGCGAGGCGCTGGCGCAGGACGTGGTGCTGCATGCGCTGGTGGCGATCGCGCTGTTGTCGCTGCTGGCCTTGGCGCTGGTATGGCTGGGTGTATCGCGTGCGCTGCGGCCGCTGCGCACGCTGGAGCGCGAACTGTCGCGGCGCGAACCGTCCGAACTGAAGCCGGTGGCCGCGACGGCGCCGCAGGAGATGCAGCAGATGGTGGCGGCGCTGAACCGCTTCATGGCGCGCCTGGCCGGCAGCAACGAGACCCTGCGCGCGTTCATGGCCGAGGCCGCGCACCAGATGCGCACGCCGCTGGCGGCGCTGCGTGCGCAGGCGCAACTGGCGCTGGACGAGGACGACCCGCACGAGATGCGTCGCAGCCTGGAGGCGATCGAGCGCAATGCCACGCACATGAGCCGCCTGCTCAACCAGTTGCTCAGCGACGCCAGCGTGATCCACCGTTCCAACCTGCAGCGCTACGCCAGCGTGGACCTGGCCGAGGTGTTGCACCAGGCGCTGCACGAGGCCGTGCCGCAGGCCGCGCCGCGGCCACGCGTGCAACTGGCCGTGGCCAGCGAACCGGCGCTGGTGCGCGGCGATGCGCTGCTGTTGCGCGAGGCGATCAAGAATCTGATCGACAATGCCTGCAAGTACGGCGGCGATGGCCCGCTGCAGGTGGCGCTGACCTGCAGCGCACGCGATTGCGTGGTGACCGTGGCCGACCACGGTCCGGGCATCGCCGCAGCCGAGGCCGAGCGCGTGTTCGAGCGCTTCGTGCGCGGCGAGGGTACGGCCGCCGGCGGCGCCGGGCTGGGCCTGGCGATCGTCAAGCGCGTGGTCGAGGCCCATGGCGGGCGCATCGACCTGTCCAATCGCGTGGGCGGCGGCCTGATCGCCAGCCTGCACCTGCCGAGGTTGCATCCATGA
- a CDS encoding ligand-binding sensor domain-containing diguanylate cyclase, whose amino-acid sequence MTVSFSNLLGRLPLAASCLIVCLALAPDASAAVTASDDELPSSLEHFGLDEGLSQLSINALQSDDQGFLWVGTQEGLNRFDGHLFRAYRRELGSDSRQSLLSSSIDSIGFEPRGTRLWLGTNDAGLEVIELATWQHHRLDAKQGLSHNRVTQILIDPQGGAWLGTERGMDRVEADLQRARPLGGDAPVVGLTWMPDGKQPVALDRQCRLWRLGRDAREELPAPRGIDECVGLQSGPEGLWLASASGGLFQLDAQGAVLAHWTPAQLATGGSDLSALIRLHDGRVLVGTTNATVTQLDSAQHAPQRLSFDMPPNSAIIRFYQAPDGTWWIGTYTGGLYRVRPLSAVIRNDEERVSDTHAWPSSSVRSIWRDGERMLIGTDQGLLLRDSSRAAWQLVPGLASQAIRSIAADRDGWWLGTRQGLWRLDRNGTVRRLGGLADEHVNDLLLEGDTLWVATRRGLTRVVDGRVRNDPRWAPLNGHTLTRVYRDSEDTLWIGCNDCGVWRMRSGRPAEPYRPRGSTLYPSVWSLYEHDGVLWVGTFSGGLYRIDLKRDVALRYSDREGLSSNVIYTILPDPQGRLWLSTNNGLSVLDPRTRIVQSLGRRDGLQNQEYNSGRGYRDAHGLLYFGGTQGVDVIDPTRLPLRSPQARAVLTDLRILNAGEDRDGSENQTESDVVYAQRIALDHRDNVFTIGMTAIDFAAPGTARLRYRVDGLQKGWVYPQTAHSDFSVSHLPPDRYTLVVEAAGRDGQFGGARRLQIEVLPPPWRHPLAYAGYVVLGLALLGLALQRVRHTVNRERDMVELLNLTVAERTRQLERANQQLLQSNARLQAATRLDPLTQVANRRELQDWLARECPALLAALDEGSSADALYFFMIDVDNFKRINDDYGHQAGDAALVHCADRLRGLCGERDLLVRWGGEEFLLVTRLPREDVASDLAERLRAAVATQRFALAERELTLTCSIGFAPWPFVAAWPALGDWEQSVGLADRCLYAAKGAGKDAWVGLAPGAAPDRPRLHALLAGGAPEELGDSVRVLCSPGRQPHFAR is encoded by the coding sequence GTGACCGTCTCGTTCTCCAATCTGCTGGGCCGCCTGCCGCTGGCCGCGTCCTGCCTCATCGTGTGCCTGGCGCTTGCGCCGGACGCGTCCGCGGCCGTCACCGCAAGCGACGACGAGCTGCCCAGCAGCCTGGAGCACTTCGGCCTGGACGAGGGCCTGTCGCAGCTGTCGATCAACGCCCTGCAGAGCGACGACCAGGGCTTCCTGTGGGTCGGCACGCAGGAAGGCCTGAACCGCTTCGACGGGCATCTGTTCCGCGCCTACCGGCGCGAACTCGGCAGCGACAGCCGGCAGAGCCTGCTCAGCAGCAGCATCGACAGCATCGGCTTCGAGCCGCGCGGCACCCGCCTGTGGCTGGGCACCAACGACGCCGGCCTGGAAGTGATCGAGCTGGCCACCTGGCAACACCACCGTCTCGACGCGAAGCAGGGCCTGTCGCACAACCGCGTCACCCAGATCCTGATCGATCCGCAGGGCGGCGCATGGCTGGGCACCGAACGCGGCATGGACCGGGTCGAGGCCGACCTGCAGCGGGCGCGCCCGCTGGGCGGCGATGCGCCGGTGGTGGGCCTGACCTGGATGCCGGACGGCAAGCAACCGGTGGCACTGGACCGGCAATGCCGGCTGTGGAGGCTGGGCCGCGACGCGCGCGAGGAACTGCCGGCACCGCGCGGCATCGACGAATGCGTGGGCCTGCAGTCCGGCCCGGAAGGGCTGTGGCTGGCCTCGGCGAGCGGCGGCCTGTTCCAGCTCGATGCGCAGGGCGCGGTGCTGGCGCACTGGACGCCAGCGCAGTTGGCCACCGGCGGCAGCGACCTCAGCGCGCTGATCCGGCTGCACGACGGCCGCGTGCTGGTCGGCACCACCAATGCCACGGTGACGCAACTGGACAGCGCGCAGCACGCGCCGCAGCGGCTGAGCTTCGACATGCCGCCCAACAGCGCCATCATCCGTTTCTACCAGGCACCCGACGGCACCTGGTGGATCGGCACCTACACCGGCGGGCTGTACCGGGTGCGTCCGTTGTCGGCGGTGATCCGCAACGACGAGGAGCGCGTCAGCGACACCCATGCGTGGCCCAGCAGCAGCGTGCGCAGCATCTGGCGCGACGGCGAGCGCATGCTGATCGGCACCGACCAGGGCCTGCTGCTGCGCGACAGCAGCCGTGCCGCCTGGCAACTGGTGCCCGGGCTGGCCAGCCAGGCGATCCGCAGCATCGCCGCCGACCGCGACGGCTGGTGGCTGGGCACGCGCCAGGGGCTGTGGCGCCTGGACCGCAACGGCACAGTGCGGCGCCTGGGTGGGCTGGCCGACGAGCACGTCAACGATCTGCTGCTGGAAGGCGACACGCTATGGGTGGCCACCCGCCGCGGCCTGACCCGCGTGGTCGATGGGCGCGTGCGCAACGATCCGCGCTGGGCACCCCTGAACGGGCACACCCTGACCCGGGTCTACCGCGACAGCGAAGACACGCTGTGGATCGGCTGCAACGACTGTGGCGTGTGGCGCATGCGCAGCGGCCGTCCCGCCGAGCCCTACCGCCCGCGCGGCAGCACCCTGTACCCGTCGGTGTGGTCGCTGTACGAACACGACGGCGTGCTGTGGGTGGGCACCTTCTCCGGCGGGCTGTACCGCATCGACCTCAAGCGCGACGTGGCGCTGCGCTACAGCGACCGCGAGGGGCTCAGCAGCAACGTCATCTACACGATCCTGCCGGATCCGCAGGGGCGGCTGTGGCTGAGCACCAACAACGGCCTGAGCGTGCTGGATCCGCGCACGCGCATCGTGCAGAGCCTGGGCCGCCGCGACGGCCTGCAGAACCAGGAGTACAACAGCGGCCGCGGCTACCGCGACGCGCACGGCCTGCTGTATTTCGGCGGCACCCAGGGCGTGGACGTGATCGATCCCACGCGCCTGCCGCTGCGCAGCCCGCAGGCGCGCGCAGTACTCACCGACCTGCGCATCCTCAATGCCGGCGAGGACCGCGACGGCAGCGAGAACCAGACCGAGAGCGACGTGGTCTACGCGCAGCGCATCGCCCTGGACCATCGCGACAACGTGTTCACCATCGGCATGACCGCGATCGACTTCGCCGCCCCGGGCACCGCACGCCTGCGCTACCGCGTCGATGGGCTGCAGAAGGGCTGGGTATACCCGCAGACCGCGCACAGCGACTTCTCGGTCAGCCACCTGCCACCGGACCGCTACACGCTGGTGGTGGAAGCGGCCGGGCGCGACGGCCAGTTCGGTGGCGCGCGGCGGCTGCAGATCGAGGTGCTGCCGCCGCCGTGGCGGCATCCGCTGGCCTACGCCGGCTACGTCGTGCTGGGCCTGGCGCTGCTCGGCCTGGCGCTGCAGCGGGTGCGGCACACGGTCAACCGCGAGCGCGACATGGTGGAACTGCTCAACCTGACCGTGGCCGAGCGCACCCGCCAGCTCGAACGCGCCAACCAGCAGTTGCTGCAGAGCAATGCGCGCCTGCAGGCGGCCACGCGCCTGGATCCGCTGACCCAGGTCGCCAACCGCCGCGAGCTGCAGGACTGGCTGGCGCGCGAATGCCCGGCCCTGCTGGCGGCGCTGGACGAAGGCAGCAGCGCCGATGCGCTGTACTTCTTCATGATCGACGTGGACAACTTCAAGCGCATCAACGACGACTACGGCCACCAGGCCGGCGACGCCGCGCTGGTGCACTGCGCCGATCGCCTGCGCGGACTGTGCGGCGAACGCGACCTGCTGGTGCGCTGGGGCGGCGAGGAGTTCCTGCTGGTCACCCGCCTGCCGCGCGAAGACGTCGCCAGCGACCTGGCCGAACGCCTGCGTGCGGCGGTGGCGACGCAGCGCTTCGCGCTGGCCGAGCGCGAACTGACCCTGACCTGCTCCATCGGCTTCGCCCCGTGGCCGTTCGTCGCCGCGTGGCCGGCGCTGGGCGACTGGGAACAGAGCGTGGGCCTGGCCGACCGCTGCCTCTACGCCGCCAAGGGCGCCGGCAAGGACGCCTGGGTGGGACTGGCCCCGGGCGCGGCGCCGGACCGGCCGCGCCTGCACGCGCTGCTGGCCGGCGGCGCACCGGAAGAACTTGGCGACAGCGTACGCGTGCTGTGCTCGCCCGGGCGCCAGCCGCACTTCGCGCGCTGA
- a CDS encoding ABC transporter substrate-binding protein: MSLPALLRGLPLLLTALLANAALAAPGDVRRFPAQGAATAQLCIQGSTDIEVFAAVIGDYQRLHPHTEVVYQDVIAGDIYRRYLHPGPGPRCADLLISASMDLQTKLVNDGHALAHRSPQTEALPAWAQWRHEVFGISYEPVAIVYNTARLPAAQVPRTRRRLLELLRAPGSPLRGRIGTYDVERSGVGYLFATQDSQLGSMAGALLAAMGDNQVVLEERTGVLLDKVARGDLLLAYNVLGSYAQARIDAGAPLAIVQPEDYTLVALRTAVIPRDSPHAAEARRFLDYLLSPRGQQGLSREARLQPILPQPGVAAQGGPAAASAFRPIALGPGLLVYLDALKRRQFLDAWRSSMQQAPPR, from the coding sequence ATGAGCCTGCCCGCGCTGCTGCGCGGTCTGCCGCTGCTGCTGACCGCGCTGCTTGCCAATGCCGCGCTGGCCGCGCCCGGCGACGTGCGCCGCTTTCCGGCGCAGGGCGCGGCCACCGCACAACTGTGCATCCAGGGTTCGACCGACATCGAGGTATTCGCCGCGGTGATCGGTGACTACCAACGCCTGCATCCGCACACCGAGGTGGTGTACCAGGACGTGATCGCCGGCGATATCTACCGGCGCTACCTGCATCCAGGCCCTGGCCCGCGCTGCGCCGATCTGCTGATCAGCGCCAGCATGGATCTGCAGACCAAGCTGGTGAACGACGGTCACGCACTGGCGCACCGCTCGCCGCAGACCGAGGCGCTGCCGGCGTGGGCACAGTGGCGGCACGAGGTCTTCGGCATCAGCTACGAGCCGGTGGCGATCGTCTACAACACCGCGCGGCTGCCGGCCGCGCAGGTGCCGCGCACCCGCCGCCGGCTGCTGGAACTGCTGCGCGCGCCGGGCTCGCCGCTGCGTGGGCGTATCGGCACCTACGACGTGGAGCGCAGCGGCGTGGGCTACCTGTTCGCGACCCAGGACAGCCAGCTCGGCAGCATGGCCGGCGCGTTGCTGGCGGCGATGGGCGACAACCAGGTGGTGCTGGAAGAACGCACCGGCGTGCTGCTGGACAAGGTCGCCCGCGGCGACCTGCTGCTGGCCTACAACGTGCTGGGTTCGTACGCGCAGGCGCGCATCGATGCCGGCGCGCCGCTGGCGATCGTGCAGCCGGAGGACTACACCCTGGTCGCGCTGCGCACCGCGGTGATCCCGCGCGACAGCCCACACGCGGCCGAGGCGCGCCGTTTCCTGGATTACCTGCTGTCGCCGCGCGGGCAGCAGGGGCTGTCGCGCGAGGCGCGGCTGCAGCCGATCCTGCCGCAGCCAGGCGTGGCGGCGCAGGGTGGGCCGGCCGCCGCATCGGCGTTCCGTCCGATCGCGCTGGGCCCGGGGCTGCTGGTGTATCTGGATGCGCTGAAGCGACGGCAGTTCCTGGACGCCTGGCGCAGCAGCATGCAGCAGGCGCCGCCGCGCTGA